A genomic segment from Necator americanus strain Aroian chromosome III, whole genome shotgun sequence encodes:
- a CDS encoding hypothetical protein (NECATOR_CHRIII.G11791.T1) produces the protein MDANDPSLTNTQNYASYACRFMLVAMRSRKSSVLPPADREPSETPIRTELQKATIPSRGGKNEECWVEVYSKENNAVRDGTSDLVNFFVIYHVSLELVALYDVLRVA, from the exons ATGGACGCCAACGATCCATCGTTGACCAATACTCAGAACTACGCCTCCTACGCCTGCCGTTTCATGCTGGTCGCCATGAGGTCGAGAAAAAG CTCCGTGCTTCCTCCGGCAGATCGAGAACCTAGCGAGACGCCGATACGCACCGAACTTCAGAAGGCTACGATACCAAGCCGAGGTGGTAAAAACGAAGAGTGCTGG GTTGAAGTGTACTCGAAGGAAAATAACGCAGTACGCGATGGGACCTCAGATCTCGTTAACTTCTTTGTGATCTACCACGTATCGTTGGAATTGGTGGCGTTGTACGACGTGCTTCGCGTTGCGTGA
- a CDS encoding hypothetical protein (NECATOR_CHRIII.G11792.T1), with protein MGVDMVIKPPWTLPHVLKIWRDDSRCSRELNVTCYHCKKVGHSVMICAPPEKSQVIDNRLVVLGCVTTLRGPVCPNPFSSFLSLRIRALAQASDSLHYFLISTGFALKLPQESDAIVLWKLRAKPQRTERTTDVADRDYSNRVDEASYRTSMADGMSHRSCFN; from the exons ATGGGTGTTGATATGGTTATCAAACCACCATGGACGTTGCCGCATGTGTTAAAAATTTGGCGTGACGATTCCAGATGTAGCCGTGAACTCAACGTAACGTGCTACCACTGCAAGAAAGTGGGACATAGTGTGATGATCTGCGCGCCTCCCGAAAAGAGCCAAGTAATCGACAACCGGCTCGTTGTTCTAGGATGTGTGACTACGTTAAGAG GACCAGTATGCCCAAATCCGTTTTCGTCTTTCTTATCCTTGAGAATTCGTGCTCTTGCACAAGCTTCCGACTCTTTACATTACTTTCTCATAAGTACCGGCTTCGCGCTCAA GCTTCCTCAGGAGTCCGATGCTATTGTATTGTGGAAACTTCGTGCAAAACCGCAGCGAACAGAACGAACGACAGATGTTGCTGATCGCGATTATTCGAACCGCGTAGATGAAGCCTC GTATAG GACCAGCATGGCTGATGGCATGAGTCACCGCT CGTGCTTTAACTGA
- a CDS encoding hypothetical protein (NECATOR_CHRIII.G11793.T1) translates to MNPSVNESIGQPTSATEIALGSGIEEATNTASKDIEEPDEVVAKQASMENTIVQAHIFEEMEDLKATLRDQLTERESPAVIDATHAR, encoded by the coding sequence ATGAACCCTTCTGTGAACGAGTCCATAGGACAACCGACGAGTGCGACCGAAATCGCACTGGGCAGTGGGATAGAAGAAGCTACGAATACGGCCTCGAAAGACATCGAGGAACCCGACGAAGTGGTTGCTAAGCAAGCATCCATGGAGAATACAATCGTACAGGCACACATCTTCGAGGAGATGGAGGATCTTAAAGCCACTCTTCGAGATCAACTGACTGAGAGAGAGTCCCCAGCCGTCATTGACGCGACTCATGCGCGTTAG
- a CDS encoding hypothetical protein (NECATOR_CHRIII.G11793.T2), whose product MNPSVNESIGQPTSATEIALGSGIEEATNTASKDIEEPDEVVAKQASMENTIVQAHIFEEMEDLKATLRDQLTERESPAVIDATHAQEEANEEEVPKQTPVAPVPPQEPDRCSGDDMAVMKRATEEKVMELLRTDLNVHAR is encoded by the exons ATGAACCCTTCTGTGAACGAGTCCATAGGACAACCGACGAGTGCGACCGAAATCGCACTGGGCAGTGGGATAGAAGAAGCTACGAATACGGCCTCGAAAGACATCGAGGAACCCGACGAAGTGGTTGCTAAGCAAGCATCCATGGAGAATACAATCGTACAGGCACACATCTTCGAGGAGATGGAGGATCTTAAAGCCACTCTTCGAGATCAACTGACTGAGAGAGAGTCCCCAGCCGTCATTGACGCGACTCATGCGC AAGAAGAAGCCAACGAGGAAGAAGTGCCGAAACAAACACCAGTTGCACCAGTCCCACCACAGGAACCCGATAGATGCTCAGGCGACGACATGGCTGTGATGAAACGTGCCACAGAGGAGAAGGTGATGGAATTATTACGCACGGACCTCAACGTGCACGCCAGGTGA
- a CDS encoding hypothetical protein (NECATOR_CHRIII.G11794.T2) — protein sequence MQLKAQKELFKLHMSTATVTYHKLPPLSGWNPNEPEQNSQLRSAQNNQQNSYVGGQEFTGEEVKWSHYIAQERYHDQLAQNPSQQPTRKPRGSKCRAPTLALPGEELCLVCGDKASGYHYNALTCEGCKGFFRRSITRRAVYYCKFGQTCDIDMYMRRKCQHCRLEKCMRIGMRAELVIPEEQCRMKREAKLRQRSNTREGSELPSPSSSELPSQIVCDSAVVEHDLPPETNELICRITSTSQQAALVKDEAIASLSMQTSPRSSAFQQLAELTILEAQHVHETVRQLPGFSRLCEEDRRILQKASKTEILMLRTARKYDATERCLYLGHDRYSFRYDMQKYCEAGMAPFADFVFELARRLAELAPDTTEMLLMEAVIAFSERPGLLDARTIEETQEIYIDALQQYVEVKRSRNVTSHHRFLAILADLRRFLLEHVEVASSTNNDYDSILDVKPEKSLLEQMMLQRDHPFSSYHASH from the exons ATGCAGTTAAAAGCTCAAAAGGAACTGTTCAAA CTTCATATGAGCACCGCAACAGTCACATACCATAAACTGCCGCCACTCTCAGGATGGAATCCGAATGAACCAGAGCAGAACTCTCAACTAAGATCGGCGCAGAACAATCAGCAGAACAGCtacgtgggaggacaggagttCACTG gCGAAGAAGTGAAATGGTCGCATTACATCGCCCAAGAACGGTACCACGACCAACTAGCTCAGAATCCTAGTCAG CAACCAACAAGGAAGCCGAGAGGATCGAAATGTAGAGCTCCGACATTGGCGTTGCCTGGCGAGGAGTTGTGCCTCGTATGTGGGGACAAGGCCTCAGGATATCACTACAATGCTCTCACTTGTGAAGGCTGCAAAG GCTTTTTCCGACGTTCGATCACGCGTCGGGCGGTTTACTATTGCAAATTTGGACAAACATGTGACATCGACATGTATATGAGACGAAAATGCCAGCATTGCAGACTCGAAAAATGCATGAGGATTGGGATGAGAGCCGAAT TGGTCATACCAGAGGAACAATGTCGGATGAAGAGAGAAGCAAAACTGCGACAACGATCGAATACTAGGGAAGGATCAGAATTGCCTTCACCATCTTCAAGCGAATTGCCATCACAGATTGTTTGTGACTCGGCCGTAGTGGAGCACGACTTGCCGCCTGAGACAAATGAACTCATCTGTAGAATAACCTCCACTTCACAACAAGCTGCGCTTGTTAAGGACGAAGCTATTGCTTCTCTTTCG ATGCAAACATCTCCACGCTCCTCAGCGTTCCAGCAATTGGCAGAGTTAACCATACTAGAAGCCCAACATGTTCACGAAACAGTGCGACAATTACCAGGATTCTCAAGGCTTTGCGAAGAAGATAGGAGAATACTGCAGAAG GCCTCGAAGACTGAAATCCTAATGCTTCGTACTGCGAGGAAGTATGACGCCACTGAACGTTGCCTTTACCTTGGGCACGACCGCTACTCTTTTCG ATATGATATGCAGAAGTACTGTGAGGCAGGAATGGCACCGTTCGCCGACTTCGTTTTCGAATTGGCCCGGAGACTTGCAGAATTAGCGCCTGACACTACTGAGATGCTGCTAATGGAAGCTGTGATTGCGTTTTCGG AAAGACCTGGCTTGTTAGATGCTCGCACGATTGAAGAGACTCAGGAGATCTACATTGATGCCCTACAGCAGTATGTTGAGGTGAAAAGATCCAGAAATGTCACATCTCACCATCGATTCCTTGCCATTCTGGCAGACCTCCGAAGATTTCTTCTAGAACAT GTAGAAGTCGCATCGTCTACGAATAATGACTACGACAGCATTCTTGATGTCAAACCGGAGAAATCTTTGCTTGAACAAATGATGCTGCAAAGAGATCATCCGTTCTCCTCCTATCATGCTTCCCACTGA
- a CDS encoding hypothetical protein (NECATOR_CHRIII.G11794.T1) produces MSTATVTYHKLPPLSGWNPNEPEQNSQLRSAQNNQQNSYVGGQEFTGEEFGVRKNLCRQKPVLSLFEPTKRIRVPMGYRSAKSDISYSLRWQTCEEVKWSHYIAQERYHDQLAQNPSQIARVRGLESRFRKDAWNTEKHSLLFCSGGLRTDIGGPYGENAGEMYLILQQPTRKPRGSKCRAPTLALPGEELCLVCGDKASGYHYNALTCEGCKGFFRRSITRRAVYYCKFGQTCDIDMYMRRKCQHCRLEKCMRIGMRAELVIPEEQCRMKREAKLRQRSNTREGSELPSPSSSELPSQIVCDSAVVEHDLPPETNELICRITSTSQQAALVKDEAIASLSMQTSPRSSAFQQLAELTILEAQHVHETVRQLPGFSRLCEEDRRILQKASKTEILMLRTARKYDATERCLYLGHDRYSFRYDMQKYCEAGMAPFADFVFELARRLAELAPDTTEMLLMEAVIAFSDKFVERPGLLDARTIEETQEIYIDALQQYVEVKRSRNVTSHHRFLAILADLRRFLLEHVEVASSTNNDYDSILDVKPEKSLLEQMMLQRDHPFSSYHASH; encoded by the exons ATGAGCACCGCAACAGTCACATACCATAAACTGCCGCCACTCTCAGGATGGAATCCGAATGAACCAGAGCAGAACTCTCAACTAAGATCGGCGCAGAACAATCAGCAGAACAGCtacgtgggaggacaggagttCACTGGTGAAGAGTTTGGCGTTAGGAAGAATTTA TGTCGACAAAAGCCTGTGCTAAGTCTTTTCGAACCAACTAAGCGTATTCGCGTTCCGATGGGTTATCGATCGGCCAAATCGGATATTTCATACTCTTTGCGATGGCAAACCT gCGAAGAAGTGAAATGGTCGCATTACATCGCCCAAGAACGGTACCACGACCAACTAGCTCAGAATCCTAGTCAG ATTGCCCGTGTGCGTGGCCTTGAGTCTCGTTTTCGCAAGGACGCTTGGAACACTGAAAAACACTCcctgttgttttgttctggaGGTCTAAGAACGGATATTGGAGGTCCATATGGTGAGAATGCTGGTGAAATGTACTTAATATTGCAGCAACCAACAAGGAAGCCGAGAGGATCGAAATGTAGAGCTCCGACATTGGCGTTGCCTGGCGAGGAGTTGTGCCTCGTATGTGGGGACAAGGCCTCAGGATATCACTACAATGCTCTCACTTGTGAAGGCTGCAAAG GCTTTTTCCGACGTTCGATCACGCGTCGGGCGGTTTACTATTGCAAATTTGGACAAACATGTGACATCGACATGTATATGAGACGAAAATGCCAGCATTGCAGACTCGAAAAATGCATGAGGATTGGGATGAGAGCCGAAT TGGTCATACCAGAGGAACAATGTCGGATGAAGAGAGAAGCAAAACTGCGACAACGATCGAATACTAGGGAAGGATCAGAATTGCCTTCACCATCTTCAAGCGAATTGCCATCACAGATTGTTTGTGACTCGGCCGTAGTGGAGCACGACTTGCCGCCTGAGACAAATGAACTCATCTGTAGAATAACCTCCACTTCACAACAAGCTGCGCTTGTTAAGGACGAAGCTATTGCTTCTCTTTCG ATGCAAACATCTCCACGCTCCTCAGCGTTCCAGCAATTGGCAGAGTTAACCATACTAGAAGCCCAACATGTTCACGAAACAGTGCGACAATTACCAGGATTCTCAAGGCTTTGCGAAGAAGATAGGAGAATACTGCAGAAG GCCTCGAAGACTGAAATCCTAATGCTTCGTACTGCGAGGAAGTATGACGCCACTGAACGTTGCCTTTACCTTGGGCACGACCGCTACTCTTTTCG ATATGATATGCAGAAGTACTGTGAGGCAGGAATGGCACCGTTCGCCGACTTCGTTTTCGAATTGGCCCGGAGACTTGCAGAATTAGCGCCTGACACTACTGAGATGCTGCTAATGGAAGCTGTGATTGCGTTTTCGG ATAAATTTGTAGAAAGACCTGGCTTGTTAGATGCTCGCACGATTGAAGAGACTCAGGAGATCTACATTGATGCCCTACAGCAGTATGTTGAGGTGAAAAGATCCAGAAATGTCACATCTCACCATCGATTCCTTGCCATTCTGGCAGACCTCCGAAGATTTCTTCTAGAACAT GTAGAAGTCGCATCGTCTACGAATAATGACTACGACAGCATTCTTGATGTCAAACCGGAGAAATCTTTGCTTGAACAAATGATGCTGCAAAGAGATCATCCGTTCTCCTCCTATCATGCTTCCCACTGA